The following proteins come from a genomic window of Aquimarina sp. MAR_2010_214:
- a CDS encoding response regulator transcription factor — MKKKTIVIVDDHLLFAQSLESLISKLEKYEVLAILKNGKELTQYYLHKRKTPDLILLDVKMPVMDGVQTMQWLKENRPDQKVLALTMEDDEETIIRMLRAGAKGYLLKDIHPENFEFAMKMVIEQGFYYSGKIETALRNSEEAGGSKNLQEKLTDKERVFLKFACSELTYRGIAGEMGLSPKTIENYRETVFKKLEVKTRVGLVIYCMKNKLFKIE; from the coding sequence ATGAAGAAAAAGACTATAGTTATTGTCGATGATCATCTTTTATTTGCACAATCACTAGAAAGTTTAATATCTAAACTTGAGAAGTATGAGGTTTTAGCAATTCTAAAAAATGGAAAAGAGCTCACTCAATACTACTTACATAAAAGAAAGACACCAGATCTTATTCTTTTGGATGTAAAAATGCCTGTGATGGATGGTGTGCAAACGATGCAATGGCTTAAAGAAAATCGACCAGATCAAAAAGTACTGGCATTAACAATGGAAGATGATGAAGAAACCATTATTAGAATGCTTAGAGCAGGAGCCAAAGGATATTTACTGAAAGATATACATCCCGAAAATTTTGAGTTTGCTATGAAGATGGTCATAGAACAAGGGTTCTATTATTCGGGTAAGATTGAAACAGCACTACGTAATTCTGAAGAAGCTGGAGGTAGTAAAAACCTACAGGAGAAATTAACAGATAAAGAACGAGTATTTTTAAAATTTGCATGCTCAGAACTTACCTATAGAGGTATCGCTGGAGAAATGGGGTTAAGCCCTAAAACAATAGAGAATTATAGAGAAACGGTGTTTAAAAAGTTAGAAGTAAAAACTAGAGTAGGCTTAGTGATTTATTGTATGAAAAATAAGCTTTTCAAGATTGAGTGA
- a CDS encoding sensor histidine kinase — translation MLAKEQILLIIYFTIIILFFIVFGIIFFVAFQRRKNKLLLDKLKAEQRFEDEIFKSRIEIKEQALKNVSWELHDNIGQLLSTAVMQINIMGATIDDKTSESLQDVRKLVGDSLQEIRTLSKTLNHEVIQNVGLEKSINVELKRFEKLNFLTPSLTVKGEEVYVDPKDEIILYRIIQEFFSNTIKHAEASNLEVALEYTSEALNIRVQDDGVGFDPKSVQANSGLLNMKSRASLVNAKLDYKSSPGKGVLLTLSYPI, via the coding sequence ATGCTCGCGAAAGAACAAATCTTATTAATTATTTATTTTACCATTATTATTTTATTTTTTATAGTATTTGGTATTATATTTTTTGTGGCTTTTCAACGCCGAAAAAACAAACTACTTCTTGATAAACTAAAAGCAGAACAGCGTTTTGAGGATGAGATCTTTAAGTCTCGTATAGAGATCAAGGAACAGGCACTTAAAAATGTAAGTTGGGAGCTGCATGATAATATCGGGCAATTGCTATCGACTGCGGTGATGCAAATAAATATCATGGGGGCTACTATAGATGATAAAACATCAGAATCACTGCAAGATGTTAGGAAATTAGTAGGGGACAGTCTACAAGAAATACGAACCTTATCCAAAACCTTAAATCATGAGGTGATTCAAAATGTAGGATTAGAAAAGTCTATTAATGTGGAACTTAAGCGTTTTGAAAAACTCAATTTTTTAACGCCTTCACTAACGGTAAAAGGAGAAGAAGTATATGTTGATCCTAAAGATGAGATTATCCTATATCGTATCATTCAGGAATTTTTCTCTAATACCATAAAACATGCAGAAGCTTCAAACCTGGAAGTAGCCTTAGAGTATACTTCAGAAGCGCTTAATATTAGAGTTCAGGATGATGGTGTTGGTTTTGATCCAAAATCAGTTCAGGCAAATTCTGGTTTATTAAACATGAAAAGCCGTGCATCTTTGGTAAATGCAAAACTAGATTATAAATCTTCACCAGGAAAAGGAGTTTTACTTACCTTATCATATCCTATATAA